CGGCCAGCAAGGGGAGTTCGTCCCGCCACAGCGCGACCGGGTCGGCCGACTCCGGCGCGTCCGTCGCGTCCACGCCGACGATCCCCGCCTCAGGGGCCCACTCGGGGTCGAAGGCGCCGGCCCCCGCGAACACCACGGTCACATCGGACACCGCCAACACCCGTACCAGCTCTGCGGGTTGCTCCGGCAGCGGCTCCACGACCACGGCCGTCCCGGCCCCCCGCAACCGCGCCTCCCGTACCAGCGCCCGCGCGATCTCCGCGTCGCCACCGGTGCGCGGCGGCCGGTAGCGCAGCACGTCCCGCCCCGCCCGCCGCAGCGCCCGGGCCACCGCGTCGGCGGCCCCGCCCCGGCGCTCCCGGAGATGTACGAGGACGCTCTCCAGCCCCGCGACGCGCGCCGCGACAGCGCCCACGGCACCCGGCCCGCCCGGCCCTGCGAGCTCCAGGACGACCCCCTCGGCGCCCAGCCCTGCCTCCATGGTGTCGTCGCCCAGCAGATGGGCCACCACCCGCTCGGGCACCCTCAACTGCCGCCCTGGGAGCGCCCGTTCGGGCTCCTCGACGACGAGCAGCCCCCCGTCCACGAGCGGCGCCCCGGCATGGAACCGCCCCCGCGCGCGAGGTTCGTGCGCAGCCGTCCCAGCAAGGGTGAGCGCCAGATCGACCGTGGCGCGCCGCCGCCCCACATCGTCGTTGAGGTACCCGTACAGCGGCTCGAAGGACCGGTGCACATCGGGTGCCAGCGCGGCCACCAGCACCGCCACATCCAGCTCCGAGAGCCCGAACCGCCCGGCCACCGCAGCCACCCGGTCGCCCTCGGCGGCGTCCGAGACCCGGGCCCACGACAGCCCCACCTCGACCGACGAAGGCTCGGCCCCCGAGGCCAGCCGCCGCGCGGTCTCCTCGCTCACGTACAGACCCCGCAGCGGATCGGCGGCCGTCGGATCACCCGCGCTGCGGGCCTCCACCAGCGCGGCCGCCTCCGCCCGCAGCCCTGCGAGCCGCTCCAGCAGCGTCGGCACTACTGCCCGCCGCCGCTCGTCCGCCGCAGCATCCGGGGCCGTACGTCCGACGACGGGTCCTCGCCCCGGTCG
The sequence above is drawn from the Streptomyces sp. NBC_01465 genome and encodes:
- a CDS encoding ATP-binding protein, translated to MPTLLERLAGLRAEAAALVEARSAGDPTAADPLRGLYVSEETARRLASGAEPSSVEVGLSWARVSDAAEGDRVAAVAGRFGLSELDVAVLVAALAPDVHRSFEPLYGYLNDDVGRRRATVDLALTLAGTAAHEPRARGRFHAGAPLVDGGLLVVEEPERALPGRQLRVPERVVAHLLGDDTMEAGLGAEGVVLELAGPGGPGAVGAVAARVAGLESVLVHLRERRGGAADAVARALRRAGRDVLRYRPPRTGGDAEIARALVREARLRGAGTAVVVEPLPEQPAELVRVLAVSDVTVVFAGAGAFDPEWAPEAGIVGVDATDAPESADPVALWRDELPLLAGDVGLSRAVAPYRLGAGQVRRAARDALALAAFEGVEVGPVHLQQSARQLSAPSLDRHARRVRPAVGFDDLVLPDEPLAVLRELADRVRHRSTVLGEWRLRTGGGRGQGVVALFAGASGTGKTLAAEVIAGELGLDMYVVDLSAVVDKYVGETEKNLERIFAEADRTDAVLLFDEADAVFGKRSEVKSSHDRYANLESAYLLQRLEAFEGVAVLTTNLRANLDEAFTRRLDLVVDFPFPEVEQRLALWRSCLAGVPQVEGLDVELTLCAKEFELAGGAIRSAAVTAGYLAAGRGGSVGEADVRAGARREYVKMGRLVVGDAMPWAP